The Macrobrachium nipponense isolate FS-2020 chromosome 19, ASM1510439v2, whole genome shotgun sequence genome contains a region encoding:
- the LOC135212474 gene encoding cuticle protein CP575-like, with product MKLLVIFALLSLVAVAASYPSDIVDFELDNQEQEQEGQAGKAVDGEYSWVAADGTEYYVKYVADHLGYRVLESNAVPGAKGYDNAGYDGEEEDD from the exons ATGAAACTTTTG GTGATCTTCGCTCTCCTGTCCTTGGTGGCCGTGGCCGCCTCCTATCCTTCGGACATCGTCGACTTCGAGTTGGACAACcaagagcaggagcaggagggccAAGCTGGCAAGGCCGTCGATGGAGAGTACTCCTGGGTTGCTGCTGACGGCACCGAGTACTACGTGAAGTACGTCGCCGACCACCTCGGCTATCGCGTACTCGAGAGTAATGCCGTGCCCGGTGCAAAGGGGTATGACAATGCTGGGTATGACGGAGAAGAAGAGGACGATTAA